A region from the Candidatus Binatia bacterium genome encodes:
- a CDS encoding acyl-CoA dehydrogenase family protein, producing MIEWSEQHLMLRDAIRQFVEKEIKPNLEELEHGDMPPYDILRKMMRTFGIDQMAKARFERQVKREREAAEAAARGEAPSEEQRLEEAGSTDGAALQLIPIIELCRYCPGMVTAMGVSVGLTAGAIMAKGTLRQKERWALPLLTMEKIGAWAITEPGSGSDAFGSMQSTARRDGDGYVLNGSKTFITNGPYADTIVFICKLDEGNDPRERKVLSFILDKGMPGLEQSKPLRKMGLHSSPTGQLFLEDVRVGKDRLMGESEAASEGRSGAKATFGVERTGVAAMALGIVEQCLEKCIEYAKTRVQFGRPIGEFQLIQLKLAKMEVARMNLQNIVFRQIEMSAAKKRMSFAEASACKLYAAQAAMEVALEAVQLFGGNGYMAEYQVEQLCRDAKVLQIYAGTDEIQVSQIARSLLGMS from the coding sequence CGCGACGCCATCCGGCAGTTCGTGGAGAAGGAGATCAAGCCCAACCTCGAGGAGCTCGAGCACGGCGACATGCCGCCGTACGACATCCTGCGCAAGATGATGCGCACCTTCGGCATCGACCAGATGGCGAAGGCGCGCTTCGAGCGCCAGGTGAAGCGCGAGCGTGAGGCTGCCGAGGCCGCGGCGCGCGGCGAGGCGCCGTCCGAGGAGCAGCGCCTCGAGGAGGCCGGGTCGACCGACGGGGCGGCGCTGCAGCTCATCCCGATCATCGAGCTGTGCCGCTACTGCCCGGGCATGGTCACCGCGATGGGGGTCAGCGTCGGACTCACCGCAGGCGCGATCATGGCGAAGGGCACGCTGCGCCAGAAGGAGCGCTGGGCGCTGCCGCTTCTCACCATGGAGAAGATCGGCGCCTGGGCGATCACCGAGCCCGGCTCCGGCTCGGACGCGTTCGGCAGCATGCAGTCGACCGCGCGCCGCGACGGCGACGGCTACGTGCTGAACGGCAGCAAGACCTTCATCACCAACGGCCCCTACGCCGACACGATCGTCTTCATCTGCAAGCTCGACGAGGGCAACGACCCGCGCGAGCGCAAGGTGCTGAGCTTCATCCTCGACAAGGGGATGCCGGGCCTCGAGCAGTCGAAGCCGCTGCGCAAGATGGGGCTGCACTCGTCGCCGACGGGACAGCTCTTCCTCGAGGACGTGCGGGTCGGCAAGGACCGCCTGATGGGCGAGTCCGAGGCCGCGTCGGAAGGACGCTCCGGCGCCAAGGCGACCTTCGGCGTCGAGCGCACCGGTGTCGCCGCGATGGCGCTCGGCATCGTCGAGCAGTGCCTCGAGAAGTGCATCGAGTACGCGAAGACGCGCGTGCAGTTCGGCCGCCCGATCGGCGAGTTCCAGCTCATCCAGCTCAAGCTCGCCAAGATGGAAGTGGCGCGCATGAACCTGCAGAACATCGTCTTCCGCCAGATCGAGATGTCGGCGGCGAAGAAGCGGATGTCGTTCGCCGAGGCGTCGGCGTGCAAGCTCTACGCGGCGCAGGCGGCGATGGAGGTCGCGCTCGAGGCGGTGCAGCTCTTCGGCGGCAACGGCTACATGGCCGAGTACCAGGTCGAGCAGCTCTGCCGCGACGCCAAGGTGCTGCAGATCTACGCGGGCACGGACGAGATCCAGGTGTCGCAGATCGCGCGCTCGCTGCTCGGGATGAGCTGA
- a CDS encoding TetR/AcrR family transcriptional regulator: MAATRQATSKKVPRGIRTPQQARSRRTRDRIVAAAIAAFEADGYDDTTTAAIARRAGIGVGTLYAYFPDKRKLMLEILDGTVRAMSDMVADALAPERWREGDHRAHVRAVIDAVMSSRLISPGIQRILWERHLRDPEFRDAVLAIEHRLRGALERLFAELKKQGVLRPIAPHAAAFVVHAAIEWISSRLVLGEADVPHPDVVEAATDMVSRYLFDERRVR; encoded by the coding sequence GTGGCGGCCACACGGCAGGCGACGTCGAAGAAGGTCCCGCGCGGCATCCGGACGCCCCAGCAGGCGCGCAGCCGACGTACGCGCGACCGCATCGTCGCGGCCGCGATCGCCGCCTTCGAGGCCGACGGCTACGACGACACCACCACCGCCGCGATCGCGCGCCGCGCCGGCATCGGCGTCGGCACGCTCTACGCGTACTTCCCCGACAAGCGAAAATTGATGCTCGAGATCCTCGACGGCACGGTGCGCGCGATGTCGGACATGGTGGCCGACGCGCTCGCCCCGGAGCGCTGGCGCGAGGGCGATCACCGCGCACACGTGCGCGCCGTGATCGACGCCGTCATGAGCTCGCGTCTGATCAGCCCCGGGATCCAGCGCATCCTCTGGGAGCGACACCTGCGCGACCCGGAGTTCCGCGACGCCGTCCTCGCCATCGAGCACCGTCTGCGCGGCGCGCTCGAGCGGCTGTTCGCCGAGCTCAAGAAGCAGGGCGTGCTGCGTCCCATCGCGCCGCACGCCGCGGCGTTCGTCGTCCACGCCGCCATCGAGTGGATCTCGTCGCGCCTCGTGCTCGGCGAGGCCGACGTGCCGCACCCCGACGTCGTCGAGGCCGCGACCGACATGGTGTCGCGCTACCTGTTCGACGAGCGTCGGGTGCGGTAG
- a CDS encoding ferritin-like domain-containing protein, with protein MNTSAGAAQANHANPDRELETLLASFDTHYVWSYDTAKQGLRDLYEKAKREQWNGTSQLAWDTDVDPERGIVPAETNPLKDYPPYQKLGEKERIRLHHGQISLQLSQFLHGEQGALIVASQLVGGVPWIDAKYYAGTQTMDEARHVEVFARYLNEKLEWQWPINKSLKELLDATIKDSRWDFKYLGMQIIIEGLAMAAFGNLYQLAQEPLLKELLKYVMKDESRHVAFGVLSLRGYYDDLSPGERRDREDFVIYACELMRDRLIGSDIADMMGWNPEDVRRHVLESESLQMFRRLLFTRIVPNLKKLGMLTPRVREAFDRLGILQFEDFDAEAMDRQLGFLS; from the coding sequence ATGAACACGTCCGCCGGCGCCGCGCAGGCGAATCATGCCAACCCCGACCGCGAGCTCGAGACGCTGCTCGCATCGTTCGATACGCACTACGTCTGGAGCTACGACACGGCGAAGCAGGGCCTGCGCGATCTCTACGAGAAGGCGAAGCGCGAGCAGTGGAACGGCACCTCGCAGCTCGCCTGGGACACGGACGTCGATCCGGAGCGCGGCATCGTGCCGGCGGAGACCAATCCGCTGAAGGACTACCCGCCCTACCAGAAGCTCGGCGAGAAGGAGCGGATCCGCCTGCACCACGGCCAGATCTCGCTGCAGCTCTCGCAGTTCCTGCACGGCGAGCAGGGCGCGCTGATCGTCGCCTCGCAGCTCGTCGGCGGCGTGCCGTGGATCGACGCCAAGTACTACGCCGGCACGCAGACCATGGACGAGGCGCGTCACGTCGAGGTGTTCGCGCGCTACCTCAACGAGAAGCTCGAGTGGCAGTGGCCGATCAACAAGAGCCTCAAGGAGCTCCTCGACGCGACCATCAAGGACAGCCGCTGGGACTTCAAGTACCTCGGGATGCAGATCATCATCGAGGGCCTCGCGATGGCGGCCTTCGGCAACCTGTACCAGCTCGCGCAGGAGCCGCTGCTCAAGGAGCTCCTCAAGTACGTGATGAAGGACGAGTCGCGGCACGTCGCCTTCGGCGTGCTGTCGCTGCGCGGCTACTACGACGATCTGTCGCCCGGCGAGCGGCGCGACCGTGAGGACTTCGTCATCTACGCGTGCGAGCTGATGCGCGACCGCCTGATCGGCAGCGACATCGCCGACATGATGGGCTGGAACCCCGAGGACGTCCGCCGGCACGTGCTCGAGTCGGAGTCGCTGCAGATGTTCCGCCGGCTGCTGTTCACGCGCATCGTGCCGAATCTGAAGAAGCTCGGCATGCTCACGCCGCGCGTGCGCGAGGCCTTCGACCGGCTCGGGATCCTGCAGTTCGAGGACTTCGACGCCGAGGCGATGGACAGGCAGCTCGGATTCTTGAGCTGA